In the Bacillus sp. FJAT-42376 genome, CCAAGCAGGCGGATGACCTTGAACAGATCGGGGCCAAAACGGTTGTGGCAGACTTGGAAGGCGATGTGTCAGAAGCTGTTCAAATAGCCGATGCCGTCATTTTTGCTGCTGGATCAGGCTCAAGCACAGGTGATGATAAAACGATAGCGATTGACCAGGATGGCGCAATTAAACTGATTGACGCAGCAAAAAAGCATGGGGTTAAGAAATTCGTGATGCTGAGCTCGATCGGAACGGATGCCCCGGATCAGGCACCTGAAGAAATGAAGCTATATCTCAGGTCAAAGGCAGTAGCAGATGAATATTTAAGAAATTCTGAGCTTTCCTATACAATCGTTCGTCCCGGTGCATTATCAGATGAGGATGGATCAGGGAAAATTGCTGCAGGGAAGTCAGTGAATCACGAAGGATCCATTCCGAGGGAAGACGTGGCGGAAGTTCTTGTCTCAAGCATTGAAGAAGGATCCGCTCACAATCAGACGTTTGAAATCATCAGCGGCGATACAGATATTTCCGAGGCAATCCAGTCTATCATGTAAGCAGTAATTGATGGATGTCATCCTGCCCTGTACACTGTAATAAGTAAGGGAGGTATTGTCATGGATCATCAAACGGTTAACGAAATGCTCGATCAGCTTAAAAACGGCGAGCGGAAAGAATTTACGGTCTCAAATGACCTTTTTCTCACGGTTCGTGAAGTTCTTGTAAAACGGGAGGACTTTAAACATTTTCGGGGAATCGCAAGGCATGAAGGCCATACGGTTTACCGGTATATGGAGACGGCAAGAAGCTAAAGGGGAGTTCGCCTGATCGGAGGCGCACTCCCTTTTTTCACCTTTCCTGAAGCTGATCCCGAAGTTTCTTAATGGCATCCCTTCTCCAGCTTTTCACTGCAGCAGGAGTCGCTCCTTCTTTTTGGGCAATTTCCGTAATGGTGAGCCCCAGGAAGGCATAGTTTCGAATCCACTTCTTTTGGTTGAGGGTAAGGTCTTTCATCAAATCCTCCCAGTCATACCTCTCCGCTGGAAGGAAGTCATCCGGACCGGAATCTGCCCAGCCCCATTCATCCTTTAGATCCTCTCTCATCAGCAGCCGGTTTTGCCTTGTCATCTCATTCATCAGTTTTCCTTTTATAAATAAGTAATAATAGGCGTCCATTGTGCCTTTTGATGGCTGATAATGATTGGAAGCTTCCCAAAGGGCAATACTGGCTGTCTGAAAAAATTCTTCATGGTTCCTGTAAATCGAAAGTCTTTTCATCAAATGCAAAATCATAGGCTTATACCGTTCAAGCAATTCTGAATACATCAACATGAAATGTCCCTTAAGGGATGCATCCGCTCTCTTATTCCGCCGGTAAGCCTATAATAAAATTGTTTTTTCCGGGAACAAAATAAAGTTATTGCCCATATGAGAACTGATTTTTAGAGCAAATGGGGGATTCGGATCTCCTTTTTGACCCGTTCGGATCGTTTTCAATGGGGAAAGGCGCGGTACAGGGTGAAAAAAGGACTGGAAACTTTTCGCTAATGAAACAGTCCTGAAATGCTGTTAGTCTTGACCATATAAATTTTTTACCTGGAGGTCATACATGAAACAGAAGATAAGAAGAGTAATTTCAGTGGCTTCTATTGCCTGTACGCTGATGTTTTTTTGCGCCGCCGCCGCTTCTGCTAAAATGAGGCAGTCTGACAATCAGCCGGAAACAATGGAGAAGATTGGCCTTGCTGCCATTCTTTCGATTGATGATATAAAGAAATGGAATCAAAATCATCCAGATAAAGAAGTAAAAGGAATCTCGATTAAAGCACCTGAAAAAGCACCCGGAAAAGCACCTGAACCGGAAATGAAAAAGGAAAAGGAAAAAGCCGGTGTTCATGTATCTGAAGAAGAGAAAAAGCTGCTTGCCCAGCTCGTTCATTCAGAAGCAAAGGGAGAGCCGTATGAAGGAAAAGT is a window encoding:
- a CDS encoding SDR family oxidoreductase, which encodes MKVLIAGANGGTGRLVIEKALKKGYDPIAMIRDPKQADDLEQIGAKTVVADLEGDVSEAVQIADAVIFAAGSGSSTGDDKTIAIDQDGAIKLIDAAKKHGVKKFVMLSSIGTDAPDQAPEEMKLYLRSKAVADEYLRNSELSYTIVRPGALSDEDGSGKIAAGKSVNHEGSIPREDVAEVLVSSIEEGSAHNQTFEIISGDTDISEAIQSIM
- a CDS encoding sigma-70 family RNA polymerase sigma factor, with amino-acid sequence MLMYSELLERYKPMILHLMKRLSIYRNHEEFFQTASIALWEASNHYQPSKGTMDAYYYLFIKGKLMNEMTRQNRLLMREDLKDEWGWADSGPDDFLPAERYDWEDLMKDLTLNQKKWIRNYAFLGLTITEIAQKEGATPAAVKSWRRDAIKKLRDQLQER
- a CDS encoding cell wall hydrolase: MKQKIRRVISVASIACTLMFFCAAAASAKMRQSDNQPETMEKIGLAAILSIDDIKKWNQNHPDKEVKGISIKAPEKAPGKAPEPEMKKEKEKAGVHVSEEEKKLLAQLVHSEAKGEPYEGKVAVASVVLNRVESKQFPDTVKDVIYEKNAFSPVGNGSIHEKADKESIKAAEEALQNQSVDYLYFFNPDTAESEWIKTRKVEKTIGNHSFSM